The Kazachstania africana CBS 2517 chromosome 8, complete genome genome contains a region encoding:
- the NHA1 gene encoding Nha1p (similar to Saccharomyces cerevisiae NHA1 (YLR138W); ancestral locus Anc_8.341): MAVWEQINVSKAHVAYACVGVFSSVFSLVSLFVKEKLYIGESMVAALFGLIVGPVCLDWFNPLKWGNSDDITLEITRIVLCLQIFAVAVELPRKYMLKHWLSVTMLLIPVMTTGWLIIGLFIWIIIPGLNFSDSLLVSACITATDPILAQSVVSGKFAQRVPGHLRNLLSAESGCNDGMAFPFLYLSMNLIIHWGNAGEIVKDWICVTLLYECVFGCILGVFIGYVGKRAIKFAEEKNIIDRESFLAFYVVLSFCCAGFGSILGVDDLLVSFAAGATFAWDGWFSNKTEESKVSTVIDLLLNYAYFVYFGAIIPWSQFNNGAIGCNVWRLIVLAIIVIFLRRIPAVLLLKPVIPDIKSWREAIFVGHFGPIGVGAVFAAILARSELEATVSDLPTPLKELPSPGTKHYQLIACVWPMVCFFIITSIIVHGSSVAIITLGRHLNTITLTKTFTTRTTTGGGGKTSWLQRLPSLDKSGRSFSLQRVDTNASSINTENKDISMSRSSTIETSGVPVRHAGGMTRRKKKSKQRKGIKKIRNHVRSRSRNFFEYDDELNDLGRERLQREKEARAATFALSSSNRPGESEVTEEEIPPHVPEEASVEELPSYPMFDSETEEVGIRDVQHEGSSPSEQNSSESAERDYYDLEKQQKNSNKGSDDTSLTSLEEQRHKEIQNEENEGRVVYQEGDQIIVENKHGEVIDHAHLAREPKDEEEEIGDSHSESIDIYSGDEQITRSGESSLNGLKRILTPTSVSRVHSLIEGKILPKKKVREEFKRVDSSRPKRKAKYHAYKMNNELIIENEDGEVIRRYKINQHGKKTTGDQTDGADNIVNKALAAIGLRSHSDSTATQRSSTSSQHSNDGISRTKLGGSSGIRRPPTPVYNIENAEYTDDETENEEPSDSEDPDNYPDEDESYSGSSEEEEPETEFERRRRLQALGQLSSPKDDADEEQSPINNNRQRSDSTAQKMKNALNKTFNFKSNRKK, translated from the coding sequence ATGGCCGTTTGGGAACAAATCAATGTCTCCAAGGCACATGTAGCGTACGCCTGCGTTGGTGTATTCTCATctgttttttctttggtttcATTGTTCGTTAAAGAGAAACTGTACATAGGTGAATCCATGGTAGCGGCGTTATTTGGTTTAATTGTGGGCCCAGTTTGTTTAGATTGGTTTAATCCGTTAAAATGGGGGAATTCTGACGATATAACGCTGGAAATTACTCGTATTGTATTATgtttacaaatttttgcTGTAGCAGTCGAGTTACCTAGAAAATATATGTTAAAGCACTGGCTTTCTGTTACCATGTTACTGATACCAGTCATGACCACCGGATGGCTAATTATCGGGCTGTTTATTTGGATTATTATACCAGGTTTGAACTTTTCCGATAGTTTGTTAGTTTCAGCCTGTATAACGGCTACAGATCCTATCCTGGCTCAATCTGTCGTGTCAGGTAAATTTGCTCAGAGGGTGCCGGGTCATTTAAGGAATTTGCTTTCTGCTGAATCCGGCTGTAATGATGGTATGGCATTTCCCTTTTtgtatctttcaatgaatttaattATCCACTGGGGTAATGCGGGTGAGATTGTTAAGGACTGGATCTGTGTTACATTACTTTATGAATGTGTCTTTGGTTGTATATTAGGTGTCTTCATTGGGTATGTCGGCAAGAGAGCAATTAAATTtgcagaagaaaaaaatatcatagATAGAGAATCATTCTTAGCGTTTTATGTGGTGTTATCCTTTTGCTGTGCTGGATTTGGTTCCATTCTTGGTGTTGACGATTTATTAGTTTCATTCGCTGCGGGCGCTACTTTTGCTTGGGATGGTTggttttcaaataaaactGAGGAGAGCAAAGTCTCCACTGTCATTGACTTATTATTAAACTATGCTTATTTCGTTTATTTCGGCGCAATTATCCCATGGTCTCAATTTAATAATGGGGCAATTGGTTGTAACGTGTGGAGACTAATCGTTTTGGCAATTATTGTGATCTTCTTACGTAGAATACCGGCGGTTTTGTTATTAAAACCAGTCATTCCAGATATTAAATCTTGGAGAGAAGCAATATTCGTAGGCCATTTTGGTCCTATTGGTGTAGGTGCTGTTTTTGCTGCCATTCTGGCAAGATCAGAGTTAGAAGCCACTGTCAGTGATCTTCCAACTCCTTTGAAAGAACTTCCTTCGCCAGGTACAAAGCATTACCAGTTGATCGCATGTGTTTGGCCCATGGtttgtttcttcattatcactTCTATCATTGTTCATGGGTCATCCGTGGCAATTATCACTTTAGGTCGTCATTTGAATACTATAACTTTAACAAAGACTTTCACCACACGTACTACTACGGGTGGTGGTGGAAAAACTTCATGGTTACAAAGATTACCATCCTTGGATAAATCGGGACGTTCATTCTCCTTACAAAGAGTTGATACGAATGCATCATCGATTAatactgaaaataaagatattaGTATGTCAAGATCTAGTACTATAGAAACAAGTGGTGTTCCAGTAAGACATGCAGGTGGTATGActagaagaaagaaaaagagtaAGCAAAGAAAGggaataaaaaaaataaggaACCATGTAAGATCAAGAAGTCGTAATTTCTTCgaatatgatgatgaattaaacGATCTGGGTAGAGAAAGACTACAACGTGAGAAGGAAGCACGTGCTGCCACTTTTGCATTGAGTTCTTCGAATAGACCGGGAGAGAGTGAGGtcactgaagaagaaattccGCCTCATGTTCCAGAAGAAGCTAGTGTTGAAGAATTACCTTCTTATCCAATGTTTGATTCAGAAACAGAGGAAGTTGGAATAAGAGACGTTCAACATGAAGGATCTTCCCCTTCAGAGCAAAATTCCAGTGAATCTGCAGAGCGTGATTATTACGATTTAGAGAAGCAacagaaaaattcaaacaaGGGTTCTGATGATACTTCTCTAACTTCTTTGGAAGAACAAAGACATAAAGAAATACAGAATGAGGAGAATGAAGGTAGGGTAGTATACCAAGAGGGTGATCAGATAATAGTTGAAAATAAACACGGAGAAGTTATTGACCATGCACATTTAGCTCGTGAACCGAAggatgaggaagaagaaattggaGATAGTCATTCTGAAAGTATAGATATTTATTCCGGTGATGAACAAATTACAAGAAGCGGTGAATCTTCTCTAAATGGGCTTAAGAGGATATTAACACCAACGTCTGTTTCCAGAGTTCACTCTTTAATTGAAGGTAAAATCCTtccaaaaaagaaagttcGTGAAGAATTTAAAAGGGTTGACAGCAGCAGGCCCAAGAGAAAGGCGAAATATCATGCTtataaaatgaataatgaattgataattgaaaatgaggaTGGTGAAGTTATAAGAAGATACAAGATTAATCAACATGGTAAGAAGACTACCGGTGATCAAACCGATGGTGCTGATAATATTGTTAATAAAGCATTGGCCGCGATTGGTCTAAGAAGTCATTCTGATTCCACTGCAACTCAACGTAGTTCCACTAGTAGTCAGCATAGTAATGATGGTATTTCAAGGACGAAATTAGGCGGAAGTTCTGGTATTCGAAGGCCCCCAACACCTGTCTATAATATAGAAAATGCTGAATACACAGATGATGAgactgaaaatgaagagcCAAGCGATAGTGAAGACCCTGATAATTATCCTGACGAAGATGAATCTTACAGCGGCTCTAGTGAAGAGGAGGAGCCAGAAACCGAGTTTGAAAGACGGAGAAGGTTGCAGGCACTGGGTCAGTTGAGTTCTCCCAAAGATGATGCTGATGAAGAACAATCACCAATTAACAATAACAGACAAAGAAGTGATAGCACTGCgcaaaagatgaagaatgcattaaataaaacattcaatttcaaatcaaatcgaaaaaaataa
- the RKM5 gene encoding S-adenosylmethionine-dependent methyltransferase (similar to Saccharomyces cerevisiae YLR137W; ancestral locus Anc_8.339), with the protein MVFQLVKLGEDTIFDHVFDRYTELEKNFDNLKQDLGIEDREKRELIIDIDPPEQLKVTTKMKRKRKTKQNGHIAQSSAKLDSYTLNIEQSITSLYSSKDNANSTTGYVVWSTTPFFLKWLLYSSAAEPLRTPMDVSTVEGNTSGTIRVPPLLGSNIGGRDKIGVIEMGTGIAGILPVTLGNYADTYICTDQKGIIPRLKSNIRRNLEQLNRRKCVSHALNIDEVEEYTQQNNVEDRVDGLRLEIAALDWENFDTNVLQAHFEGINTIYILAMDVIYNEYLIDPFLKCLTTIRSHFQKTPAVKIQCLIGIHLRSHDILASFLEQALIKYNLPIHYVADETLDSSRFCIYFI; encoded by the coding sequence ATGGTATTTCAGTTGGTGAAACTTGGTGAGGACACTATTTTTGATCATGTGTTTGATCGATACACGGAATTagagaagaattttgataatttgaagCAGGATCTGGGGATAGAAGACAGAGAGAAGAGAGAGcttattattgatatagATCCTCCTGAACAACTGAAGGTGACTACCaagatgaaaaggaaaaggaaaactAAGCAAAATGGTCATATAGCGCAGAGTTCTGCAAAGCTCGATAGTTATACGTTGAATATCGAGCAATCAATCACTAGCCTTTATTCCTCCAAAGATAATGCCAACTCAACTACGGGATACGTTGTTTGGTCAACAACTCcattcttcttgaaatggCTACTCTATAGTAGTGCTGCAGAACCATTGAGAACTCCAATGGATGTATCGACGGTGGAAGGAAATACGTCTGGCACAATCCGAGTGCCTCCTCTGCTAGGGAGTAATATTGGTGGTCGAGACAAGATTGGTGTGATTGAGATGGGGACTGGTATAGCAGGTATATTACCGGTAACTCTAGGCAACTATGCCGATACCTATATCTGCACGGATCAGAAGGGTATCATACCCAGATTAAAATCGAATATTAGAAGAAATCTGGAGCAATTGAATAGACGCAAATGCGTATCGCATGCATTGAACATCGATGAAGTAGAAGAATACACACAACAGAATAATGTTGAGGATCGTGTTGACGGTCTCCGTTTAGAAATAGCAGCATTGGATTGGGAGAATTTCGATACTAATGTCTTGCAGGCGCACTTCGAAGGAATTAACACCATATACATACTGGCCATGGACGTAATATACAACGAATATTTGATAGACCCCTTTCTGAAGTGTCTCACAACCATAAGAAgccattttcaaaaaacaCCGGCAGTCAAGATTCAATGCCTCATCGGAATTCACCTGCGGTCCCATGACATACTCGCCAGCTTTCTGGAACAGGCCCTTATCAAATACAATCTCCCCATCCACTACGTAGCGGATGAAACACTAGACTCATCACGATTTTGCATATATTTCATATAA
- the SLX4 gene encoding Slx4p (similar to Saccharomyces cerevisiae SLX4 (YLR135W); ancestral locus Anc_8.330) — protein MDIHRAQRNLLLIDEDENFIDSVAKDDDGVPKKTLAGTQVPDLELSSDEESTQENVVVSPEREVEPDIFINTQIQGKLDDIDHERAMKAKLGKFSHSPLKSPKKKSSQPLVNRVAKRSTKRVTKKTDGCPKPRAHNLLKQLSGKYGKVKDMIKSIDKDIAVSGKKGSTLQRYDTYNAEEWEIIKVRLLEKFPRSDSEEFKVVYEHLYGNEYGHHTLWSASQAGPSRLVSEIGREENERIDAERRNEFDTPSLNILSLSQVLEDNTVVESSSQGSIEPEHQGKTEDIEAAAEPTTIISDIEGSSDSEDLIITQVSPAKKDEVDEDIIITQVSPVKKDEDDEDLIITQASPVKTSGFVNADDLIIPDSQGESGTPIEISGDDFIMDNIPDLRKDNNGGDAVTYFQTPGTSPQRDLIDISTESFNVVKSLISPLKQESMTQASVQVPATRYATMTSIVTSASTQGGSSRNVLRCHLPQSVYRESFEAIKNQILNDTNDTDIVISDSEDEAANDSKPVYFELAPDNVQINETQHELHCSQLTFSQSMKELREKSRELGLKPSRQKSQLVESIEFATSKNFTNKHEIFDHLSELIRQSHLLEKIYRFQPLTFHELFNELVDLDKFTEYLDETTIREWADQNGVIIRNP, from the coding sequence ATGGATATTCATAGGGCACAGCGGAATCTTCTGCTGATTGATGAGGATGAGAACTTTATTGATAGTGTGGCGAAAGATGATGACGGCGTTCCAAAGAAGACACTAGCTGGTACCCAAGTTCCTGATCTGGAGTTGTCTTCTGATGAAGAGAGTACTCAGGAAAATGTTGTGGTGTCACCTGAGAGGGAAGTTGAGCctgatattttcattaatacTCAGATACAGGGGAAGCTGGATGACATTGATCATGAGAGGGCAATGAAAGCTAAACTCGGTAAATTTAGTCATTCACCACTGAAATCTCCCAAAAAGAAGAGCAGTCAGCCCTTAGTTAATCGAGTAGCGAAAAGATCAACTAAGAGAGTGACTAAAAAGACAGATGGCTGTCCTAAACCAAGAGCCCATAACCTGTTAAAGCAACTTTCTGGTAAGTATGGAAAAGTCAAAGACATGATAAAATCGATAGATAAGGATATAGCAGTGTCTGGAAAAAAGGGAAGCACATTGCAGAGATATGATACTTATAATGCAGAAGAATGGGAGATAATCAAAGTGCGATtgttagaaaaatttccaagaaGTGATTCAGAAGAGTTCAAAGTAGTGTATGAGCATCTTTATGGAAACGAGTACGGACATCACACATTATGGTCTGCTTCTCAAGCTGGTCCCAGTAGACTAGTATCTGAGATAGgtagagaagaaaatgaacgGATCGATGCTGAACGGAGAAATGAGTTTGATACGCCATCACTTAACATTCTATCGTTATCCCAAGTGTTGGAAGATAATACTGTCGTTGAGAGTAGTTCGCAAGGATCTATTGAACCAGAACACCAAGGCAAAactgaagatattgaagcCGCTGCCGAACCGACTACGATAATATCAGATATTGAAGGTTCTTCTGACAGTGAGGACTTGATAATTACCCAAGTATCTCCAGCGAAAAAAGACGAAGTAGATGAAGATATAATAATTACGCAAGTTTCTCCTGTGAAAAAGgacgaagatgatgaagatctGATAATTACACAAGCTTCTCCAGTCAAAACATCGGGGTTTGTGAATGCTGATGATTTGATTATCCCTGACAGTCAGGGTGAGAGTGGAACACCCATTGAAATTAGTGGAGATGACTTTATAATGGACAATATCCCAGATTTAAGGAAGGATAATAATGGGGGAGATGCCGTCACATATTTCCAAACTCCTGGAACGTCGCCACAAAGAGATCTTATTGATATCTCGACTGAGTCATTCAATGTTGTAAAAAGCCTGATATCGCCGTTAAAACAAGAGTCGATGACTCAGGCCAGCGTTCAAGTCCCTGCAACGAGGTACGCTACGATGACTTCTATTGTGACGTCGGCTTCTACTCAAGGGGGTAGTTCCCGCAACGTTCTTCGATGCCACTTGCCTCAATCTGTTTACAGAGAAAGTTTTGAAGCAATAAAGAATCAAATACTGAATGATACAAATGATACTGATATAGTAATTTCAGActctgaagatgaagctGCCAATGATAGTAAACCTGTATATTTTGAACTGGCTCCAGATAACGTGCAAATCAATGAAACTCAGCATGAATTGCACTGTAGTCAGTTGACTTTTTCACAATCAATGAAGGAATTGAGAGAAAAATCCAGAGAACTTGGCTTAAAACCATCGAGACAAAAATCCCAATTAGTAGAATCCATAGAATTTGCAACATCTAAGAATTTCACCAACAaacatgaaatttttgaccATTTAAGCGAACTGATTAGACAGTCTCATTTATTAGAGAAAATATATCGTTTCCAACCACTGACATTCCatgaattattcaatgagCTGGTCGACTTGGACAAATTTACGGAGTATCTTGACGAAACGACAATAAGAGAATGGGCTGATCAGAACGGTGTAATTATAAGAAACCCATGA
- the CKI1 gene encoding bifunctional choline kinase/ethanolamine kinase CKI1 (similar to Saccharomyces cerevisiae EKI1 (YDR147W) and CKI1 (YLR133W); ancestral locus Anc_8.328) has protein sequence MVSSSSSVEQTKISKQYKSGSPKRPSLTRKRSSQRLIRTISIETDDEEYLSPGLVVSDALTEVHSGSVVNTLPTGELDQIDNKADELPNLTSLKIANENTHKSNDYIEVPFVKASLDATLPEDYLRNDIWNVIQALKIPRWHNRQNLILDRLKLIKISGAMTNAIFKIEYPKLPSLLLRIYGSNNDLIIDRDYELEILARLSVRNIGPSLFGCFTNGRFEQFLENSTTLTFQDLRDWKTSQRIARRMKELHNGVPLLKAEIEDGPVCWKKINNWVNILDSKQWVHNDENIKKVFHCQDWEFFKKVVKRYYDWLLKSNFYDSKMVFCHNDAQYGNLLFSAPVVEIEDDKSSVSSTKTTASSLFPSNSNVHLDRIINPPKQERSQDSKLVVIDFEYAGANPAAYDLANHLSEWMYNYTGKEPHRTLTSEYPTKEQILNFLYSYVSHLRGGSSSSSSSSNIDHEVKYYYNLIIKWRATVQIFWSLWGVLQSGVLEEKDTEIIFEGTNGEKYIIKEDPDASFNDDVEDHIIEGVSIDTFDYLKYCSDKIAVFWGDLIKLQIIDESDCMKSKMLDTQLI, from the coding sequence ATGGTGTCgtcctcttcttctgttGAGCAGACGAAGATATCGAAACAGTACAAATCTGGTAGTCCCAAGAGACCTTCATTGACGAGGAAAAGGTCGTCTCAGAGACTTATTAGGACAATCAGTATAGAGACAGATGACGAGGAGTATCTTTCCCCAGGTTTAGTGGTATCAGATGCACTGACAGAAGTGCACTCTGGCTCAGTGGTGAATACGTTACCCACTGGTGAATTGGACCAAATTGATAATAAGGCTGATGAATTACCGAATCTGACAAGTTTGAAAATCGCCAATGAGAATACTCATAAGTCTAATGATTACATCGAGGTTCCCTTTGTTAAGGCATCGTTGGATGCCACATTACCGGAAGATTATTTGAGAAATGATATATGGAACGTTATTCAAGCTTTAAAGATACCTAGATGGCATAATAGACAAAATTTAATCTTAGATAGgttgaaattgattaaGATATCGGGTGCAATGACAAATGCGATCTTTAAAATCGAGTATCCAAAACTTCCATCGTTGTTATTAAGAATTTATGGTTCCAATAATGATCTTATCATTGATAGGGACTatgaattagaaattttggCTAGATTATCGGTTCGTAACATTGGACCTTCATTGTTTGGATGCTTCACAAATGGCAGATTCGAACAATTTCTTGAGAACTCTACGACATTGACTTTCCAGGATCTAAGAGATTGGAAAACATCTCAACGTATCGCAAGAagaatgaaagaattacaCAACGGTGTTCCATTACTGAAAgcagaaattgaagatggACCAGTGTGTTGGAAAAAGATTAATAATTGGGTGAATATCCTTGATAGCAAGCAGTGGGTCcataatgatgaaaatattaagAAAGTATTTCATTGTCAAGATTGGGAATTCTTTAAAAAAGTGGTAAAGAGATATTATGATTGGTTATTAAAATCTAATTTTTACGATTCTAAAATGGTGTTTTGTCATAACGATGCACAATACGGTAATTTACTGTTCAGTGCCCCCGTCGTAGAAATCGAAGATGATAAAAGTTCTGTATCTTCCACGAAAACGACAGCATCCTCACTTTTTCCATCAAATTCTAACGTTCATCTCGATAGAATTATCAATCCCCcaaaacaagaaagaagTCAGGACTCTAAATTAGTAGTCATTGATTTCGAATACGCAGGTGCCAATCCTGCTGCATACGATCTAGCCAACCATTTGAGTGAGTGGATGTACAATTACACGGGGAAAGAACCTCATAGAACGCTCACAAGTGAATATCCAACGAAGGAACAAATTCTCAATTTTCTGTACTCCTACGTTTCTCACCTTCGTGGTGGCAGCAGCAGTAGTAGTTCCAGTAGCAACATCGATCACGAGGTCAAATACTACTATAATTTGATAATCAAGTGGAGGGCCACAGTCCAAATATTCTGGAGTCTTTGGGGTGTTCTACAAAGTGGTGTGctggaagaaaaagatacagaaattatatttgaGGGCACCAACGGTGAAAAATACATTATCAAAGAGGATCCAGATGCAAGTTTCAACGATGATGTTGAAGACCACATCATCGAAGGCGTCAGTATAGATACTTTTGATTATTTAAAGTATTGTAGCGATAAAATTGCGGTTTTCTGGGGagatttgatcaaattacAGATAATCGACGAGTCTGATTGCATGAAAAGCAAGATGCTGGATACACAGCTCATATAA
- the USB1 gene encoding phosphoric diester hydrolase (similar to Saccharomyces cerevisiae YLR132C; ancestral locus Anc_8.327), translated as MNLLRDDYGSETSDSDTVNSESSGSDPSLKVKRRKVQGKQAHLPPVPDSIGAKYHIEPNITKFEHEEMSLQFKIGQWTSFIYLQWKPTAKQRILFNEIISDYNQLFNDKFKTKILDRFEFKPTYRSDLGSPHPLHVSLSRNLTFNKQERRDEFITTLAGQIKAAQINPFQLQLQSRPQLFQSQFDATTLFLVLPLDPHTIKKQITNLHEVIKRTMIQYALPRNFLEASRSHVTIAQLDNVPRRVMSKIDQISPSKSYAEVSSMITPSITHLHLDKNRESFQLPF; from the coding sequence atgaatcTGCTGAGAGACGATTACGGTTCAGAGACTAGCGATTCAGATACTGTCAATTCAGAAAGTAGCGGTTCAGATCCCAGTTTGAAGGTCAAGAGACGCAAAGTACAGGGGAAACAGGCTCATCTACCACCGGTACCAGATTCCATTGGGGCAAAATACCATATAGAGCCCAATATCACGAAGTTCGAGCACGAAGAGATGTCGCTACAGTTCAAGATTGGGCAGTGGACAAGTTTTATCTATTTACAATGGAAACCCACAGCGAAGCAACGGATACTATTCAACGAGATCATCTCAGATTACAACCAGCTATttaatgacaaatttaaaaCGAAGATATTGGATAGATTCGAGTTTAAACCTACTTATAGAAGCGATCTGGGTTCACCACATCCTTTACACGTCTCCctatcaagaaatttaacCTTCAACAAGCAAGAACGACGAGATGAATTCATCACCACGCTCGCTGGACAAATCAAGGCCGCTCAAATCAACCCATTCCAATTACAACTTCAATCAAGACCACAGCTTTTCCAGTCACAGTTTGATGCGACAACGCTATTCCTAGTGTTACCTTTGGATCCTCATACGATAAAGAAGCAAATAACAAACTTACACGAAGTTATCAAACGAACAATGATACAGTACGCTCTTCCCAGAAACTTTCTCGAGGCTTCTCGCTCTCATGTCACCATTGCACAATTAGACAACGTTCCTCGTCGAGTAATGTCCAAAATCGACCAAATTTCGCCGTCCAAATCGTATGCAGAAGTCAGCAGCATGATCACTCCCAGCATAACGCATTTGCATCTCGACAAGAATCGGGAATCGTTCCAACTTCCATTCTGA
- the ACE2 gene encoding DNA-binding transcription factor ACE2 (similar to Saccharomyces cerevisiae SWI5 (YDR146C) and ACE2 (YLR131C); ancestral locus Anc_8.326): MDSELDSWLVNPSDLTKNDKLNNVTNDGPVFDLNYDDIDYLLTQDLRDLDIPMIPSPLMNENNSSARNVNGLASHSSKQSVSHKRGLSGTAIFGFMNHNKTLSISSIQKVANELSLDGRNISKSNSNNDDVNLSHVILKQQEELRAALERQKEVNRKLEQQLRENQLQQEKLQRVLEEQEQKITVNSTSPQMFCTPSSKKTQTAEDVLIVTSNSANGRYQFPPPSMISPPMSHTSMNGSPSRRHNRSRNTPLNFQLDEEAETQPFFQEKNNLAPNAFGQITKDRNDTNFIGALNSPATFFTPEEPNPFNDGRVRSSSPFHSKKYSQHSTVSTIPQQDTDSESPNVMGLGLQIGNSKSIRMTDTLRPPPLDILPTIPGSNQTTPLKSKMPQKYYFQHTPVKAGSGVVTPQKLDYSASENHLEPPVEPEVHSSPMRARRKPTTLPPGSIDKYIKELPDKLFECLYKDCHKLFKRRYNIRSHIQTHLEDRPYICDYENCNKAFVRNHDLVRHKKSHAAKTHECACGKRFAQEEALNLHKSRMICIGGKKSDSMVRKSPNKRELLSRSPVKESIERDKDGIIASRMEQEFLKYNNDSLLKPPMDLLASNSVIFSPSPPSALSDYGTP, translated from the coding sequence ATGGATTCTGAATTGGATTCGTGGTTGGTCAATCCGTCAGATTTGACAAAGAATGACAAATTGAACAATGTCACCAATGATGGCCCTGTATTCGATTTAAATTATGACGATATCGATTATCTGCTGACGCAGGACCTCAGAGATTTAGATATTCCAATGATACCTTCTCCTCTGATGAATGAGAATAATAGCTCGGCCAGAAACGTTAATGGATTGGCTTCACATAGTAGTAAACAATCGGTATCCCATAAAAGAGGACTTAGTGGAACCGCAATTTTTGGGTTCATGAATCACAATAAGACTCTAAGTATATCGAGCATTCAAAAAGTGGCGAATGAATTGTCGTTAGATGGCAGGAACATTAGTAAAagtaatagtaataacGACGATGTAAATTTGAGTCACGTAATCTTAAAAcaacaagaagaattgagaGCTGCATTGGAGAGACAGAAGGAGGTAAATAGGAAATTAGAACAACAATTGAGAGAAAATCAATTGCAACAAGAGAAATTACAAAGAGTGTTGGAGGAGcaagaacaaaaaataaCTGTCAACTCTACATCTCCTCAAATGTTTTGTACCCCTTCATCAAAGAAGACACAGACGGCCGAAGATGTATTGATCGTCACTAGTAATTCTGCTAATGGACGTTATCAATTTCCACCACCATCAATGATTTCTCCTCCTATGTCACATACTTCGATGAATGGATCGCCGTCCAGAAGACATAACAGATCACGTAATACTCCATTGAATTTCCAATTGGATGAAGAAGCTGAAACACAACCTTTCtttcaagagaaaaataatttggCACCCAATGCCTTTGGACAAATCACCAAGGATAGAAACGATACAAACTTTATAGGAGCATTAAATTCTCCAGCAACTTTTTTCACTCCAGAGGAGCCCAACCCCTTCAATGATGGTAGAGTAAGGAGTTCTTCACCATTCCACTcgaaaaaatattcacaGCATTCAACGGTATCAACAATCCCACAACAGGACACTGATAGTGAATCTCCAAATGTGATGGGGCTAGGCTTACAAATTGGTAATAGTAAAAGTATAAGAATGACAGATACGTTGAGGCCACCGCCTTTGGATATACTTCCCACAATTCCCGGTTCCAATCAGACGACACCCTTGAAATCTAAGATGCCtcaaaaatattacttCCAACATACCCCAGTGAAAGCAGGTTCTGGAGTGGTTACTCCACAAAAGTTGGATTATAGTGCGTCGGAAAATCATTTGGAACCGCCAGTTGAACCTGAAGTACATTCCAGTCCCATGAGGGCGAGAAGAAAGCCAACCACTTTACCACCTGGAtcaattgataaatatatcaaagaaTTACCGGATAAGCTATTTGAATGTCTGTACAAGGATTGTCACAAGTTATTCAAGAGAAGATACAACATAAGGTCGCACATCCAAACACATTTGGAAGACAGACCTTACATTTGTGATTATGAAAATTGTAATAAAGCTTTTGTCAGAAATCATGATTTAGTGAGGCACAAGAAGTCACATGCAGCTAAGACGCACGAATGTGCATGTGGTAAGAGATTTGCCCAAGAAGAGGCGTTAAATCTTCATAAGAGTCGAATGATTTGTATAGGTGGTAAGAAATCTGATTCTATGGTTAGGAAATCACCCAATAAGAGGGAACTGTTGAGCAGGAGTCCCGTGAAAGAGAGCATAGAGAGAGATAAAGACGGGATTATTGCATCTAGGATGGAGCAAGAATTCTTGAAGTATAATAATGATAGTTTGCTGAAACCACCGATGGATTTACTGGCCTCTAATtctgtaattttttcaccCTCACCACCGTCAGCATTAAGTGACTATGGGACGCCTTGA